From the genome of Niabella agricola, one region includes:
- a CDS encoding S41 family peptidase, whose protein sequence is MIKGSCTFFLSCLLTCFNLTVHFPGNAQIANTISAADKVYGLSKFWQEVNYNFVYLDKIDRKAWDSTYKALIPQVQETKNDYEYYRLLEKFCAMLNDGHTNIFRPQIKGLQIMQNAFGDHLVVVKQVAGKPVIVRSWKKDQLILPVGSEIVEVNGSSAEQHIREQLLPYISSSTEYVKWKGATHWMLAGAPGSAFRIRIKKPDGKASVVNLVHAKVTDSIYFPELGAYYDEQKRELLEFKMLEGGVAYLGLNGFSNRKIDTLFDAILPQLYQAKGLIVDLRFNGGGSTDIGTYILKYLIADTVLAGARYTTREHLPAFKAWGGFVTEKDTVGNAWNKKCLEVFKGVYTYNFPYAPDTFTLHKPRIVVPTVILTGNNTASAAEDFLIAADAQKHMVRMGEPSFGSTGQPMVFDMPGGGSARVCTKKDTYPDGREFVGYGIQPHITVIPTVQDYLAGKDVVKDAALGYLLKKIK, encoded by the coding sequence ATGATCAAAGGTTCCTGTACTTTCTTTCTGAGTTGCTTGCTCACCTGTTTTAACCTGACGGTTCATTTTCCGGGGAATGCACAAATCGCAAATACGATTTCTGCTGCCGATAAGGTTTATGGTTTGTCGAAGTTCTGGCAGGAGGTGAATTATAATTTTGTTTATCTCGATAAGATTGACCGCAAGGCATGGGATAGCACCTATAAAGCATTGATTCCCCAGGTTCAGGAAACGAAAAATGATTATGAGTATTACCGGTTGCTGGAAAAATTCTGCGCTATGCTCAATGACGGGCATACTAATATTTTCCGCCCGCAGATAAAGGGATTACAGATCATGCAGAATGCATTCGGCGATCACCTGGTGGTGGTAAAACAGGTTGCAGGTAAGCCGGTCATTGTGCGCTCATGGAAAAAGGATCAATTGATACTGCCAGTGGGAAGCGAAATTGTGGAAGTAAACGGAAGTTCCGCTGAACAGCATATAAGGGAGCAGTTGCTGCCCTATATTTCCAGTTCTACCGAATACGTAAAATGGAAAGGGGCCACCCACTGGATGCTTGCGGGTGCACCCGGTTCTGCCTTCCGTATCAGAATAAAGAAGCCCGATGGGAAAGCGTCGGTTGTAAACCTGGTACATGCAAAGGTAACCGACAGCATTTATTTTCCAGAACTGGGCGCCTATTATGATGAGCAGAAACGGGAATTACTGGAATTTAAAATGCTGGAAGGCGGCGTAGCGTATCTTGGATTGAATGGTTTTTCGAACCGGAAAATCGATACCCTGTTTGATGCTATCCTGCCGCAGCTCTACCAGGCTAAGGGTCTAATTGTGGACCTTCGTTTCAATGGTGGAGGAAGCACCGATATCGGCACGTACATCCTGAAATATCTGATTGCTGATACGGTTTTGGCAGGGGCAAGATATACTACCCGGGAGCACCTGCCGGCGTTTAAGGCCTGGGGAGGCTTTGTTACGGAAAAAGATACGGTTGGCAACGCATGGAATAAAAAGTGCCTGGAGGTCTTCAAAGGCGTATACACCTATAATTTTCCGTATGCACCAGATACATTCACGCTCCATAAGCCCCGTATTGTGGTTCCTACAGTGATCCTTACGGGAAATAATACCGCTTCTGCCGCGGAAGATTTCCTGATTGCAGCAGATGCTCAAAAGCATATGGTTCGTATGGGGGAGCCTAGTTTCGGGAGCACCGGCCAGCCGATGGTTTTTGATATGCCTGGCGGAGGTTCGGCAAGGGTGTGTACAAAAAAAGATACCTATCCCGATGGCCGGGAGTTTGTGGGGTACGGTATACAACCCCATATAACCGTAATCCCCACTGTTCAGGACTACCTGGCGGGCAAAGATGTGGTGAAGGATGCGGCACTGGGTTATCTGCTTAAAAAGATAAAATAG
- a CDS encoding ABC transporter ATP-binding protein, translating into MIKITNLEKIYRTEEVETVALNDLSFEVKEGEFVAVMGPSGCGKSTLLNILGLLDDPDAGSFLFNGVEVAKFNERKRADMRKKNIGFVFQSFNLIDELTVFENVELPLMYAGVKKSDRKARVDEVLEKVQIMHRRNHFPQQLSGGQQQRVAVARAVVNKPKLILADEPTGNLDSSNGNEVMQMLTDLNEAGTTIVMVTHSEHDARYSHRIIRMLDGHTVTENILV; encoded by the coding sequence ATGATCAAAATAACCAATCTCGAAAAAATCTATCGCACGGAAGAAGTGGAAACCGTTGCGCTGAACGACCTCTCATTCGAAGTAAAGGAGGGTGAGTTTGTAGCAGTGATGGGGCCTTCCGGCTGCGGTAAGTCTACACTGCTGAATATACTCGGGTTACTGGATGACCCCGATGCCGGAAGTTTTTTGTTTAATGGTGTTGAAGTGGCCAAATTCAACGAGCGGAAGCGTGCCGATATGCGGAAAAAAAATATCGGGTTTGTGTTCCAGAGTTTTAACCTGATTGATGAACTGACCGTGTTTGAAAATGTAGAACTGCCGTTGATGTATGCGGGTGTAAAAAAATCGGACCGCAAGGCCCGTGTAGATGAAGTGCTGGAGAAAGTACAGATCATGCACCGCCGCAATCACTTTCCGCAACAGCTTTCGGGCGGGCAGCAGCAGCGTGTGGCCGTTGCTAGAGCCGTTGTGAATAAACCCAAATTGATCCTGGCCGATGAGCCAACCGGTAACCTGGACAGCAGTAACGGAAATGAAGTCATGCAGATGCTTACCGACCTGAACGAAGCCGGCACCACCATTGTTATGGTAACACACAGTGAACATGATGCCCGCTATAGTCATCGTATTATCCGGATGCTGGACGGGCATACGGTTACCGAGAATATTCTGGTATAG
- a CDS encoding ABC transporter permease, with amino-acid sequence MIKNYFKTAWRNLVRNKAYSLINILGLSIGMAACMLIILWVQNQVSHDQFHKNLDRIYVVNNRDMNDGVKFAWAWTPNIMGPTLKKDYPEVADAVRYSEGQRFLFTVGEKKMVPSGAFADPGFFSVFSFPLLRGEAKNALKEVYNIVLTEKLARSLFGTDDPMGKIVKLDSTDHFRVTGVLKNLPDNTAFDFAYLLPWAYKDKLGWTDSSWGNNGLNTYVLLKPGASQAVFDQKINKITTNHLSENPLYKNREVFTQPFKDQWLYSKQENGRYTGGRIDMVRMFTAIATLILIIACINFMNLSTARSEKRAKEVGIRKVVGAQKKGLVAQFIGESVLLSGIAFLFALTIVIISLPGFSALVDQPLHLPFTNPLFWAAALAFIFFSGLLAGSYPAFYLSSFNPVKVLKGFFKSSTAAVNPRKILVVIQFTFAVLLIISTFIVMQQIRHAQARDNGYDARNLVFVTMNGAVERNYKLIRNELISRGAAVSVTKSMSPITERYSDSWNFTWTGGTEEDKKVDFVRMASDADFVKTLGTRLVMGRDIDIYKYPGDSTAILLNETAAKVMHLKDPLTATLKADDIEWRVVGVVKDFIYQSPYEKVQQLIVFGPKSWFNTLHFKLNPANSTQKNLDIAAGIFKQFNPEYPFDYKFVDAEYARKFKEEQKTGTMAALFAGLTIFISCLGLFALSTYMAETRIKEIGVRKVLGASVFHITSLLSASFLKLVIISCVVASPIAWFVMSNWLKNYQYRISIGWPVFAGTALLVMVIALATISFQSVRAALANPVKALRSE; translated from the coding sequence ATGATAAAAAACTATTTTAAAACCGCATGGCGGAACCTGGTCCGGAATAAAGCCTATTCCCTGATCAATATCCTGGGCTTAAGTATTGGCATGGCCGCCTGTATGCTTATTATTTTGTGGGTTCAGAACCAGGTCAGTCATGACCAGTTTCATAAAAACCTGGACCGGATTTATGTGGTGAATAACCGCGATATGAACGATGGGGTAAAGTTTGCCTGGGCCTGGACGCCGAATATTATGGGGCCTACATTGAAGAAAGATTATCCGGAAGTGGCCGATGCAGTACGGTACTCGGAGGGCCAGCGGTTCCTTTTCACGGTAGGCGAGAAGAAAATGGTGCCTTCCGGGGCATTTGCCGACCCGGGCTTCTTTTCCGTTTTCTCGTTCCCCTTATTGAGAGGGGAGGCCAAGAATGCTTTAAAGGAAGTGTATAATATCGTGCTGACTGAAAAGCTGGCCAGGAGCCTGTTTGGAACGGATGACCCCATGGGTAAGATTGTGAAACTGGATAGTACGGATCATTTCAGAGTAACGGGCGTTCTGAAAAATCTGCCGGATAATACTGCATTCGATTTTGCCTACCTGCTTCCGTGGGCGTATAAGGATAAATTGGGATGGACAGATAGCTCCTGGGGCAATAATGGACTGAATACCTACGTACTGTTGAAGCCGGGTGCGTCGCAGGCAGTCTTTGATCAGAAAATAAACAAGATCACCACCAACCATTTATCAGAGAACCCCCTGTACAAAAACAGGGAGGTATTTACGCAGCCGTTCAAAGACCAGTGGCTGTACTCCAAACAGGAAAACGGCCGGTACACCGGCGGACGTATTGATATGGTACGGATGTTTACCGCCATTGCTACGCTGATCCTGATCATTGCCTGTATCAATTTTATGAACCTGAGCACCGCGCGGAGCGAAAAACGGGCAAAGGAGGTGGGCATCCGCAAGGTAGTAGGGGCGCAGAAAAAAGGACTAGTTGCGCAGTTTATCGGCGAAAGTGTATTGCTGTCGGGTATTGCCTTTTTGTTTGCTTTAACCATCGTAATCATCAGTCTTCCCGGATTCAGCGCATTGGTGGATCAGCCGTTGCACCTGCCGTTTACGAACCCGTTATTTTGGGCTGCAGCGCTTGCCTTTATCTTCTTCAGCGGTCTGCTGGCCGGCAGTTATCCGGCCTTCTACTTATCTTCTTTTAACCCCGTAAAAGTATTAAAGGGCTTTTTTAAATCGTCTACAGCCGCAGTAAATCCCCGGAAGATCCTCGTGGTCATCCAGTTTACCTTTGCCGTGCTGCTCATCATCTCTACATTTATCGTGATGCAGCAGATCCGGCATGCGCAGGCGCGGGATAACGGGTATGATGCGCGCAACCTGGTTTTTGTGACGATGAATGGTGCTGTGGAGCGAAACTATAAACTTATCCGCAACGAATTGATCAGCCGCGGGGCCGCTGTTTCGGTTACCAAATCCATGAGCCCGATAACCGAACGTTACAGCGATAGCTGGAACTTTACCTGGACAGGAGGCACGGAGGAAGATAAAAAGGTCGATTTTGTAAGAATGGCCTCCGATGCCGATTTTGTAAAAACCCTGGGAACAAGACTGGTAATGGGGCGGGATATTGATATTTATAAATACCCCGGCGACTCTACTGCCATTTTACTGAATGAAACTGCGGCCAAAGTGATGCACCTGAAAGATCCGCTGACGGCGACGCTAAAGGCGGATGATATTGAATGGCGGGTGGTAGGCGTCGTAAAAGATTTTATATACCAGTCGCCCTACGAAAAAGTACAACAGCTGATCGTTTTCGGACCTAAATCCTGGTTCAATACCCTTCATTTTAAACTCAACCCGGCCAACAGCACTCAGAAGAACCTGGATATTGCAGCGGGCATTTTCAAACAGTTTAATCCTGAGTATCCTTTTGATTACAAATTTGTGGATGCAGAATATGCCCGCAAATTTAAGGAGGAGCAGAAAACCGGAACGATGGCGGCATTGTTTGCAGGATTAACAATTTTTATTTCCTGCCTGGGGCTTTTTGCACTGTCTACCTATATGGCTGAAACAAGGATCAAAGAGATCGGTGTTCGTAAAGTACTGGGTGCTTCGGTTTTTCATATTACTTCCCTGCTATCCGCGTCCTTTTTAAAGCTGGTGATCATTTCCTGTGTGGTAGCATCGCCCATCGCCTGGTTTGTGATGAGTAACTGGCTTAAAAATTATCAATACCGCATTTCGATCGGGTGGCCGGTATTTGCAGGGACCGCCTTGCTGGTAATGGTTATTGCACTGGCTACGATCAGCTTCCAGTCGGTAAGGGCAGCCCTGGCCAACCCGGTAAAGGCGCTGCGATCAGAGTAA
- a CDS encoding efflux RND transporter periplasmic adaptor subunit produces the protein MDRVIEKKFWNRKRIWTIAGITALALLIIFSIVMAGGKSKLNVDLERITVSEVKKAAFKEYIPVNGVVLPISTIYLDAMEGGRVEEKFVEDGAMMKKGEPILRLSNTDLELNLIGQQSAVYTTLAQVQLAKSTAQQNTVNNLNQMTDAESQLKEAERLYNLNKYLYENKAIGEQEFRKSEIDYNYKLKKRDLAERITKQDAESNQLQTRQAGQSFSNSQKALGLYSRKVGDLVLRAPVDGQLTSLDAEIGQSKNKGERLGQIDVLTGYKVRVDIDEHYIARVFNGLTGDVTVAGKNYQLRVKKVYTQVTNGRFQVDMEFVGDVPKDIRRGQTLQISLALSDETTAVLLAKGGFYQQTGGNWVFKLSDDGKTAYKAEVQLGRQNPDYYEVLKGLKPGDKVVTSSYENYGDMQELVLKQ, from the coding sequence GTGGATAGAGTTATAGAAAAAAAATTTTGGAACAGGAAGCGGATATGGACCATTGCGGGTATTACGGCCCTGGCGTTGCTCATCATTTTCAGTATCGTGATGGCGGGTGGTAAAAGTAAGCTGAATGTAGACCTGGAACGGATCACTGTAAGTGAAGTAAAGAAAGCTGCGTTTAAAGAATACATTCCTGTAAACGGGGTGGTGCTGCCCATTAGTACCATCTACCTGGACGCTATGGAAGGGGGAAGGGTTGAAGAAAAATTTGTAGAAGACGGAGCCATGATGAAAAAAGGGGAGCCGATATTGCGGCTTAGCAATACAGACCTTGAGCTGAACCTGATCGGTCAGCAATCGGCGGTATATACCACGCTGGCACAGGTACAGCTGGCTAAATCAACGGCCCAGCAGAATACCGTAAACAACCTGAACCAGATGACCGATGCCGAAAGCCAGCTAAAGGAAGCAGAACGTTTATATAACCTGAATAAATATCTTTATGAAAACAAAGCAATCGGCGAGCAGGAATTCCGCAAATCGGAGATCGACTATAATTATAAACTCAAAAAAAGAGACCTTGCAGAACGCATCACCAAACAGGATGCTGAATCCAACCAGCTGCAAACCCGACAGGCCGGTCAGTCCTTTAGTAATTCTCAAAAAGCACTAGGACTGTACAGCAGGAAAGTAGGGGATCTCGTGTTGCGTGCGCCGGTAGACGGGCAACTGACCTCGCTGGATGCGGAGATCGGACAATCTAAAAACAAGGGCGAACGGCTGGGACAGATCGATGTGCTGACCGGTTATAAAGTGCGGGTAGATATTGACGAGCATTATATTGCCCGGGTTTTTAACGGCCTTACGGGAGATGTAACCGTGGCCGGAAAGAATTATCAGCTGCGGGTCAAAAAAGTATATACCCAGGTAACCAATGGACGTTTCCAGGTTGACATGGAATTTGTGGGCGATGTGCCCAAAGATATCCGCCGTGGCCAAACCCTGCAGATCAGCCTGGCGCTGAGCGATGAAACAACCGCTGTATTGCTGGCCAAGGGCGGCTTTTATCAGCAAACCGGCGGCAACTGGGTATTTAAGCTGAGCGATGACGGTAAAACCGCCTACAAAGCAGAAGTACAGCTGGGCCGCCAGAACCCGGATTACTATGAAGTGCTGAAAGGACTGAAACCGGGCGATAAGGTAGTGACCAGCAGTTACGAGAATTATGGAGATATGCAGGAATTGGTGTTGAAGCAGTAG
- a CDS encoding ABC transporter permease → MIRMYFKTMFRSLWKNKTFSFINIMGLAVGLTSCLLIALYIKQQLDFDAFEDKGDRIARVLMEYSFEGSAVSNKGNYTSVRVPLVLKHNFPEVEDAVILTQTRRIVQTGTNLITENRFMYAGASFFKLFSFKMLKGNASSALAAPFQVLLTASTAKKYFGNADPMGKTLRLTGDSNLYRVTGVLADCPAASQIQFDFLASFSSLGISKEHEESYWDANYTTYILLRNGQDLKGLQARLPAFMKKEMEGAHATVNFYLEPFRNVHLYSEYDAFVPNVPIRYIYILAGVAALILVIACFTYINLSTARSAERAKEVGIRKVAGADKGQLFWQFIGESALLCFMAVFIGLTAGAVLLPAFSRLTGQSLTLASLFSLPILGIAAGMIILVSFTAGCYPALVLSAFKPVTVLKGAFKNAGQGQLLRRSLIVFQFVISVFLIVSTFVIQQQLYYIRHKKLGFDRAHVLKLPIPFTAENTDLIRSEFKQDAAVLHVARTNNTPVNMVSGYNMRTPDMPQNAQIAVTANPIDHEVLPTIGLQLVAGTNLTEQDIRDVSNNETEGERRYHFILNESAARQLGWSPQEAIGKKMFLDESRPGYVRGVAKDFNFQSLRNPIKPIVLFSGAFGGTLLIKISGAHMSETLAFLQSKWKQLMPERPFEYRFLDDEYNELYENELRFGKLMNVFAAIAIFLACAGLFGLSVYAAQQRVKEVGVRKVLGAATGSIIFLLSKDFIKLALIASLIAFPFAWWFMRSWLQHYEYRIDMKWWVFAAAALITLVIALVTVSVQAARAALANPVKALRSE, encoded by the coding sequence ATGATCCGAATGTATTTCAAAACAATGTTCCGGAGCCTTTGGAAGAATAAAACCTTTTCCTTCATTAACATCATGGGGCTTGCCGTGGGTCTTACCAGTTGTTTGCTCATTGCGTTGTATATAAAACAGCAGCTGGATTTTGATGCGTTCGAGGATAAGGGTGACCGGATCGCCCGGGTGCTCATGGAATATAGTTTTGAGGGGAGTGCTGTATCCAATAAAGGCAATTATACAAGTGTAAGGGTGCCGCTGGTACTTAAGCATAATTTTCCCGAGGTGGAAGATGCCGTGATCCTGACTCAGACCAGGCGGATCGTTCAAACCGGTACAAACCTGATTACCGAGAACCGGTTTATGTATGCCGGCGCCTCGTTCTTTAAGTTGTTCAGCTTTAAAATGCTGAAAGGAAATGCCAGTTCGGCACTGGCGGCCCCATTCCAGGTATTATTGACGGCCTCAACCGCAAAAAAATATTTTGGCAATGCGGATCCGATGGGGAAAACCCTGCGACTTACCGGAGACAGCAATCTATACCGCGTTACCGGTGTGCTGGCCGATTGCCCTGCCGCCTCCCAGATTCAGTTTGACTTTCTGGCCTCGTTTTCATCACTGGGCATCAGCAAGGAACATGAAGAAAGCTATTGGGACGCCAACTATACCACGTATATCCTGCTGCGGAACGGACAGGACTTAAAGGGATTGCAGGCCAGGCTACCTGCATTCATGAAAAAAGAAATGGAAGGCGCGCATGCAACGGTGAATTTTTACCTGGAACCGTTTCGAAATGTTCATCTGTACTCCGAATATGATGCGTTTGTACCCAATGTACCCATCCGTTATATCTATATACTGGCGGGTGTAGCCGCATTGATCTTGGTGATCGCCTGTTTTACTTATATCAATTTAAGCACCGCGCGGTCTGCTGAGCGTGCTAAGGAAGTGGGCATACGGAAAGTGGCGGGTGCCGATAAAGGCCAGCTCTTCTGGCAGTTTATTGGAGAATCGGCGCTCCTGTGTTTTATGGCGGTGTTTATTGGCCTCACCGCCGGCGCGGTATTGCTTCCGGCGTTCAGCCGGCTGACCGGTCAGTCCCTTACCCTTGCTTCCTTGTTTTCCTTGCCCATATTGGGTATTGCTGCGGGTATGATCATCCTTGTAAGCTTTACCGCCGGCTGTTATCCGGCCCTGGTGTTGTCTGCCTTTAAGCCTGTTACGGTTTTAAAGGGCGCATTTAAGAATGCAGGACAGGGGCAGTTGCTCCGCAGGTCTTTGATCGTTTTCCAGTTTGTGATTTCGGTCTTTCTGATTGTGTCCACCTTTGTCATCCAGCAGCAGTTATATTATATCCGGCATAAAAAACTGGGCTTTGACCGGGCGCATGTTTTAAAACTGCCGATTCCTTTTACTGCCGAAAATACAGACCTGATCAGATCAGAATTTAAGCAGGATGCAGCCGTATTGCATGTTGCCCGTACCAATAATACACCGGTAAATATGGTGAGCGGGTACAATATGCGCACACCGGATATGCCGCAAAACGCCCAGATAGCAGTAACAGCCAATCCGATCGATCATGAGGTGCTGCCAACAATCGGGTTACAGCTGGTGGCTGGTACCAATCTTACTGAGCAGGATATAAGAGATGTCAGCAACAATGAAACGGAAGGTGAACGGCGCTATCATTTTATCCTGAACGAGTCGGCCGCAAGACAACTGGGATGGAGTCCCCAGGAAGCGATCGGTAAAAAAATGTTCCTGGATGAATCCCGTCCCGGTTATGTGCGGGGAGTGGCAAAAGACTTTAATTTTCAATCGCTGCGCAATCCTATAAAGCCCATTGTACTTTTTTCGGGAGCATTTGGCGGAACTTTATTGATCAAGATAAGCGGAGCGCATATGTCCGAAACCCTTGCCTTTTTGCAATCGAAATGGAAGCAACTGATGCCCGAGCGGCCTTTTGAATACCGTTTCCTGGATGATGAGTACAACGAGCTTTATGAAAACGAACTGCGGTTTGGAAAGCTAATGAATGTCTTTGCCGCAATTGCTATTTTTCTGGCCTGTGCCGGATTATTTGGCCTGTCTGTTTACGCTGCTCAGCAGCGGGTTAAGGAGGTGGGGGTGCGCAAGGTATTGGGGGCGGCAACGGGTAGTATCATCTTCCTGTTGTCAAAAGACTTTATTAAGCTGGCGCTTATTGCGTCGCTAATCGCCTTTCCTTTTGCATGGTGGTTTATGCGCAGCTGGCTGCAACATTACGAATACCGTATTGACATGAAGTGGTGGGTGTTTGCTGCTGCCGCGTTGATAACCCTGGTCATTGCACTGGTAACGGTAAGCGTTCAGGCCGCCAGGGCGGCCCTGGCCAACCCGGTCAAAGCACTCCGGTCGGAGTAA
- a CDS encoding ABC transporter permease, protein MFKNYFKTAWRSLWANKFYSLLNVSGLAVGLAAGILLLIWVQHEFGYDKFHSRSQNIYRINVEIPSADKPLFWSATPGSLAVIAKKIPEVQSLVRISGAGQVLSDESNKKILTGNVLACVDSNFFSVFDFGILKGNLQTVLPGVQSIALTRSTAQKLFGTEDALGKTVRHHETDFTVSAILKDVPENSTLRFDALFPMALYAQNFTRNGGNGSWKTIDEDMGNYSFESYVLLHPNAHIPHVEQAFTGLYQQARNDDNKSKFHLQRLQDLHLVGNDGSTAALLIVQVIFAVALLLLVIASINYVNLSTARALTRVKEVSVRKIVGAGRIQLFFQFVTETILLFCLALMLAAGLIVLLMPLYNTIAGKELVFHPGDDGIWKAVGLAGLITLVLSSIYPALLLSSFKPVRSLKGALPSGIGIAALRKGLVVFQFFVSIVLLIGTVAMGRQMQYIKDKNLGFDKSYVFTADFPTNDAKHLDAIKTELGKEPAILSVGNSSEPDIMNVTSGSGDLEWKGKTPDMQLMISEVATEKNFLPTLKLPFVEGGDFSGTPADSNKYIVNETAVKQMGLKPPYVGQPLTSHGRQGLITGVLKDFNFQPLTKAIGPILFHTFWKGNIFYIRTTGNGAQAAIQAVEREYKKYADGLPFHYEFLDKKFDAQYRAEQRTGMLFNVFAGIAIFISCLGLFGLATYTAQRKVKEIGIRKVLGASVPGIVGLISTGFLKLILVAVVLAMPVAYIGTHRWLQNFAYHASLPWFLFALAAVFVLLIAFATMCLQAVRAAMANPVNALRSE, encoded by the coding sequence ATGTTCAAAAATTATTTTAAAACCGCATGGCGGAGCCTTTGGGCAAATAAGTTTTACAGCTTGTTGAATGTAAGCGGACTTGCTGTTGGGTTGGCCGCAGGGATCCTGCTGCTGATCTGGGTGCAGCATGAGTTTGGTTACGACAAATTCCACAGCAGATCCCAGAATATCTACCGGATCAATGTGGAGATTCCTTCGGCTGATAAGCCACTGTTCTGGTCGGCAACACCTGGTTCGCTGGCAGTTATTGCCAAAAAGATACCCGAGGTTCAATCCCTTGTAAGAATATCGGGAGCAGGGCAGGTGCTGTCTGATGAATCCAATAAAAAAATACTAACCGGGAATGTGCTGGCCTGTGTAGACAGCAACTTTTTTTCCGTGTTTGATTTCGGAATATTAAAAGGGAATCTTCAAACCGTGCTTCCCGGGGTGCAGTCGATAGCGCTTACGCGTTCAACCGCCCAGAAATTGTTTGGTACGGAAGATGCACTGGGAAAAACCGTCCGGCATCATGAAACTGATTTTACGGTTTCGGCCATTCTCAAAGATGTTCCCGAAAATTCCACGCTTCGTTTCGACGCGTTGTTCCCGATGGCGCTTTATGCGCAGAACTTTACCCGGAACGGAGGTAACGGCAGCTGGAAAACGATTGATGAGGACATGGGGAATTATAGTTTCGAATCCTACGTATTACTACATCCCAATGCTCATATCCCGCACGTGGAGCAGGCATTTACCGGGTTGTACCAGCAGGCAAGAAACGACGATAATAAAAGCAAATTCCATCTGCAGCGTCTGCAGGACCTGCACCTGGTTGGTAATGATGGCAGTACTGCTGCCTTGCTGATTGTACAGGTGATCTTTGCGGTGGCCCTGCTGCTGCTGGTAATTGCCAGCATCAATTATGTAAATCTGTCTACAGCCCGGGCGCTCACGCGTGTAAAAGAGGTCAGCGTTCGAAAAATTGTAGGAGCCGGGCGGATCCAGCTTTTTTTTCAGTTTGTGACTGAAACCATTTTGTTGTTCTGTTTGGCCTTAATGCTGGCTGCCGGACTTATTGTGCTGCTGATGCCCTTATACAATACGATAGCCGGGAAAGAACTGGTGTTTCATCCGGGAGATGACGGCATCTGGAAGGCGGTTGGCTTGGCCGGGCTGATCACGCTTGTTTTGTCGAGTATTTATCCTGCCCTCTTGTTATCGTCTTTTAAACCCGTTCGCTCGTTAAAAGGAGCATTACCATCCGGTATCGGGATTGCTGCACTGAGAAAGGGGTTAGTGGTTTTCCAGTTTTTTGTGTCGATCGTGTTACTGATCGGCACGGTGGCCATGGGCCGGCAAATGCAATATATAAAAGACAAAAACCTGGGCTTCGATAAAAGCTATGTATTTACAGCGGATTTTCCTACAAACGATGCAAAGCACCTGGATGCCATCAAAACGGAATTGGGTAAAGAGCCGGCGATTCTTTCCGTTGGAAATTCTTCGGAACCGGATATTATGAATGTGACCAGCGGATCGGGTGATCTGGAATGGAAGGGAAAAACGCCGGATATGCAACTAATGATCAGCGAAGTGGCGACAGAGAAAAATTTTCTGCCCACCTTAAAACTGCCCTTCGTTGAAGGCGGCGATTTCTCGGGAACACCTGCAGACAGCAACAAGTATATAGTAAATGAAACGGCCGTAAAACAAATGGGATTAAAGCCGCCCTATGTAGGACAGCCGCTTACGTCTCACGGACGCCAGGGGCTGATAACCGGGGTATTAAAGGATTTCAATTTTCAGCCGCTTACAAAGGCGATAGGGCCGATCTTGTTTCATACATTCTGGAAGGGGAATATATTTTATATACGTACCACCGGTAACGGTGCGCAGGCCGCCATACAGGCGGTGGAGCGGGAGTATAAAAAATATGCGGATGGCCTGCCCTTCCATTATGAATTTTTGGATAAAAAATTTGACGCGCAATACCGGGCGGAGCAGCGTACCGGCATGCTGTTTAATGTGTTTGCGGGCATCGCGATCTTTATTTCATGTTTGGGCCTGTTTGGGCTGGCTACATATACGGCACAGCGGAAAGTAAAAGAGATTGGGATCCGGAAGGTATTGGGAGCCAGTGTGCCGGGTATTGTGGGACTGATTTCCACCGGTTTTTTAAAATTGATATTGGTTGCCGTTGTGCTGGCGATGCCGGTTGCATATATCGGAACCCATCGTTGGCTGCAAAATTTTGCTTACCACGCAAGCCTCCCATGGTTCCTGTTTGCGTTGGCGGCGGTCTTTGTTTTGTTGATCGCTTTTGCAACCATGTGCCTGCAGGCCGTGAGAGCCGCAATGGCTAACCCGGTTAACGCATTGCGAAGCGAATAA